From the Balearica regulorum gibbericeps isolate bBalReg1 chromosome 4, bBalReg1.pri, whole genome shotgun sequence genome, one window contains:
- the SDAD1 gene encoding protein SDA1 homolog: MSGRQGNKLPSNLPQLQNLIKRDPTSYTEEFLQQYHHYQSHVEIFTFQPDKPSKELAELVMFLAQVAHCYPEHMANFPQQLKELLSYHHTVLDADLRMTFCKALILLRNKNLINPTSLLELFFQLLRCHDKLLRKTLYTHIVSDIKNVNAKHKNNKVNTTLQNFMYTMLRDSNPTAAKISLDVMIELYRRNIWNDAKTVNVITTACFSKVTKVLVAGLKFFLGKDEDEKQDSDSESEDDAPTARDLMMRYATNKKTTKRKKKLEKAMKVLKKQKKKNKPEVFNFSAIHLIHDPQDFAEKLLKQLENCKERFEVKMMLMDLISRLVGIHELFLFNFYPFVQRFLQPHQREVTKILLFAAQASHQLVPPEIIQSVLMTIANNFVTDKNSGEVMTVGINAIKEITARCPLAMTEDLLQDLVQYKTHKNKNVMMSARTLIHLFRSLNPEMLQKKFRGKPTEASLEARIHEYGELDAKDYIPGAEVLEVEGQKGKGGTQDEDGWESASLSEEEDNEDGEWIDVPHSSDEEQQEVAEKVKNMPIEERKAKAAAVSTSRLLTQEDFHKIRLAQLSKEVNSAPGKAAKRKMIEIDDEEEEGRGELLSLRDIEHLHKKPKSDKETRLATAMAGKTDRKEFVKKKTRINPFASSSNKEKKKHKNFMMMRYSHSVRTKNKRSFREKQLALRDALLKKRKRLLK; the protein is encoded by the exons ATGTCGGGCCGCCAGGGAAACAAGCTGCCCAGCAACCTGCCCCAGCTGCAGAACCTTATCAAGCGGGACCCAACCTCCTACACCGAAGAG TTTCTGCAGCAGTATCACCACTACCAGTCCCATGTGGAGATTTTCACCTTCCAGCCGGACAAGCCCAGTAAGGAGCTGGCCGAGCTGGTGATGTTCCTGGCGCAG GTCGCCCACTGCTACCCAGAACACATGGCCAACTTTCCCCAGCAACTGAAGGAGCTGCTCTCCTACCACCATACGGTCCTGGACGCAGACCTGCGCATG ACGTTCTGTAAGGCTTTGATCTTGTTAAGAAACAAGAATCTGATAAATCCAACGAGTTTGCTGGAGCtcttctttcagctgctgcGGTGTCATGATAAGCTTCTACGAAAA ACTCTGTATACTCACATCGTGTCGGACATCAAGAATGTCAATGCTAAACACAAAAACAATAAAGTAAACACA ACGCTGCAGAACTTCATGTATACTATGTTGAGAGACAGCAATCCCACTGCTGCGAAGATATCTCTGGATGTCATGATTGAACTTTACAGAAGGAATATTTG GAATGATGCCAAAACAGTCAATGTCATCACAACTGCCTGCTTTTCCAAAGTCACAAAG gttTTAGTTGCTGGTTTGAAGTTCTTTCTTGGGAAGGATGAAGATGAGAAACAAGACAGTGACTCAGAATCTGAG GACGATGCTCCCACGGCCAGAGATCTGATGATGCGGTATGCAACTAATAAGAAAACCACCAAGCGCaagaagaaactggaaaaagcgATGAAGGTTCTCAAG aagcagaagaagaaGAACAAGCCAGAGGTGTTCAACTTTTCTGCTATTCACTTGATACATGATCCCCAAG ACTTTGCAGAGAAACTGTTGAAGCAGCTGGAGAACTGTAAGGAACGGTTTGAAGTGAAGATGATGCTCATGGACCTAATATCTAGGCTAGTTGGAATACACGAG ctttttctttttaatttctaccCCTTCGTTCAGAGATTCCTACAGCCCCATCAGAGAG aagtGACGAAGATTCTTCTGTTTGCTGCACAAGCTTCACATCAGCTAGTACCGCCCGAG atTATCCAGTCAGTGTTAATGACCATTGCCAACAACTTTGTCACTGACAAGAATTCTGGGGAGGTCATGACTGTAGG AATCAATGCGATAAAAGAAATCACTGCGAGATGTCCGCTAGCCATGACCGAAGATCTGCTCCAAGACCTCGTTCAGTACAaaactcataaaaataaaa ATGTGATGATGTCTGCAAGAACTCTGATACACCTTTTCCGTTCTCTGAATccagagatgctgcagaagaaattcaga GGAAAGCCTACTGAGGCCTCGTTGGAAGCCAGGATTCACGAATACGGAGAACTGGATGCCAAAGATTATATTCCAGGAGCGGAAGTACTGGAAGTTGAGGGtcaaaagggaaagggaggaacCCAAGACGAAG ATGGATGGGAAAGTGCTAGTCTGAGTGAGGAAGAAGATAATGAAGACGGAGAATGGATCGATGTGCCTCACTCTTCAGatgaggagcagcaggaagTA gcgGAGAAGGTGAAAAACATGCCCATAGAGGAACGAAAAGCCAAAGCTGCAGCGGTCAGTACAAGCAGGCTGCTAACCCAAGAAGACTTTCACAAAATACGCCTTGCCCAGCTCTCCAAAGAAGTTAATTCTGCACCTGGCAAAGCTGCCAAGAGGAAAATGATTGAAATagatgatgaagaggaggagggcag AGGAGAGTTGCTATCACTCAGAGATATTGAACATCTGCATAAGAAGCCTAAATCGGACAAGGAGACCAGATTGGCAACTGCAATG GCTGGAAAAACAGACAGGAAAGaatttgtgaaaaagaaaacaagaattaacCCATTTGCCAGCTCTTccaacaaagagaagaaaaaacacaagaacTTCATGATGATGAGATACAGCCATAGTGTCCGGACAAAAAATAAGCGTTCTTTCAGGGAAAAACAG CTGGCTCTTCGAGATGCacttctgaaaaagagaaaacggCTGCTGAAATAA